In Malus sylvestris chromosome 2, drMalSylv7.2, whole genome shotgun sequence, the genomic stretch tcgaagaggcgccagtctttttcaaccgcgtcaacacctgtcacatgcacactcagcttggcggaaattacggacaatttgtcgaagacttctgatgaagaagaaaaacgcgtaaagccatactgatcaatcactcaatagttgccgacacgagtgaaagaatagtacctctacaggtattaaagaacttcctataactgtccaccttcaccttctatagcaaggcagacatacataacctttcttcatctccgagaacctttcttcatctccgagaatgccttcccaacgaagcctctcgagtcactcagtgtttcttattccttggggtacctctgcaaacaaatgacaccaaagcaaaagtatctcatatcaccagggtagaaagcaagagtattacatatcatgcgttctccctgtcctttcctttgtccttgttcttacctacaaagacaaggataaagaaaacaatatgccagAACCTCTACTCAAACTCggatgccacatttgcctggagaacagataaggtaagtgaaaatgataccttgcagcatgtggagacaacgtgcagaagaagcaagcagaaaagaatgcagtcttcacagtcagctcagcagaaggagtccgagctgaggaacttaagaagctgccacatctgcctgaagaaacaagcagagaagaatgcagcctgcacagttagctcagcagaaggagtttgagctgaagaactcgagaataTGCTATGTTTtgccagaagaatagataagacaagggaaaatgatacattgaagcatgtggagacaagcacaacaaagcacgtgccgattcatccgctacttcttcaaaatcaaaagtatctcatatcatcaggtttgCAATCATTCTGGGTGGatgactcgttttgaccctcaaattcttgggtcgacttgctaggcgttgtgggctgcatgtgccgtttcaccatccttgaatcaaatccttaaagatcaagtcaccaactagaagaagagcccatcaatcttgaaaatcatatcgttgaccaaactgctcaggtgtgaattagaaagattgaacaaagcaacaagtcatcaccttcacctcgtgcctgcttgccatgtgttcgagtcaaccttcaagaatcaagcctcaacggcccttgaagaagtttccggccaaattcaagatcaagcctcgacgacccttgaggaaatcacaagtccgattcaagatcaagtgtctaccactcttgaatcaaaacctagtccaagaataagctgtggaaaatcaacaattggaggaatccagaaaatcctccaacccagttcaagatcaaagctgtggaaagtcaacaaagcgcaaaaacaaatacgtgccgattcatccactaccaaagccaaagatcatctaccacatgaagctccttgtggtccaatttcaaccttcaagatcaagcctcgacggcccttgaagaaatttcaaacaaaagttcaagaacaagcctcaaacggcccttgaagaaatctcaaacaaagtccaagaacaagcctcaacggcccttgaagaaatctccagcccaattcaagatcaagcctcgacggcccttggatcgacatctacattaagggacttcaaaacgcatctcctacacgcgacaagcacatgtatacgacgcgccttgaagtgggggcatttgtagacatcgaaatttcggtaaataaatgttgatcgataaatcaaagtttcaacgctcatgtattacataaattttacacgtagcgtgtgactcgacgaaaaattgaaatgagttggaaaagtcatcaaacaggacacgtgtcaacacctggcagaaacgacttatttcatctggaatattatattcaaaagtaggccttggaaatttctataaatagaaggctaattcattcatttgaaggaaccaaaatcattaggcaaaattcttgaagctctgaagctctgaaactccaaagctctcaagcatccaggttcccgaagaatcaagaaagctctcttcgttcttcgttcttcgttcatcgttcatcctaagatcaagccccaatggccctttggatcaacaatcatccactaattcaagatcaagccccgacggccctcgaagaaagtgttcttcgttcttcgttcttcgttcatcgttcttccaagatcaagccccaacggccctttggatcaacaatcatccaccaattcaagatcaagccccgacggcccttgaagaaagtgttcttcgttcttcgctcatcgttcttccaagatcaagccccgacggcccttggatcaacaagccaccgttcttcaagatgaagcccaaaagcccttgaagatccgttcatcactgttgttcaagatcaagcccaaaagcccttgaagatccgctcatcaccattattcaagatcaagcttcaacggcccttgaagaaacactcatcctcaagatcaagccccaacggctccttgaagattcgctcaaatccaccttcaaagatcaagcccacggcccttgaagaaacttccaacagttcatccaaaatcaagcctcgacggcccttggatcaacgaaacatccacaaatcaacaccttacggagatcgaatcagaggatcaaaatagagagagattgtaacccaaaatcatcaaatacaaatattattttgtgcacgttgttcttgtctctttcgtttcaggaaattttcgtgttcacagaACGTTTATGCTCAAATTAGcttacaaatttaaattttatatgtgCGTGTAAACTATAAAATCTTGATTGCCAGGGATTAGGGAAAAGAAATTTGAAAGCATTGATCAAGTTTAATCGATCAATTTGACATGATTAAACTAAGTACATATCTCTTGTTGATTATTCTATTTGCCTAACATTGGGAGAATCACTATTTTCGTAAGCAATGAATTTGTTTATGGTAGgggattctctccggatccACCTTGTGGGGATTTACATCCTAaccattcatcgtatatcgtgcgatttgttttcttcaagtactatttgtatttaattctaaataaaaaaaatcaaatgatttatgaccgcaTGATGCACGATGAATGGCTAAGATATgaagatccctaggatccccacaatttggatccggatgggatcaAAATCCTTAGTTTATGACCAAATAAATTGAACACCCTCATGTGTTCGATCACTGGAGCTTCTTTGTCCCATGTACGCCACCAAACAAATAAAGTTGCTCATCGCATGGTAAGAGTAGCTGTCGTTAACAATGGTGTTTGTAGTATATTCGAGGAACCTCTTGATACTATTTGAGATTTTAGGGGAGTCTTCTCTCTAATGTATTGGATTAGCCTCTGGATTTTGAACGAAAATTTGTTGTTTttgataataattaaaaaaaaaaaaaaaaaaaaaaacacagtaCACCAACCAGAAATAGTAGCATTTGGTTAGTACTAAAAATGGGAGCATTACAATAGTAGCTATAGACCACTTATTTGGTAGTGTTTGTATGTTGTTTTGTATTTGATTCAGTGAAGAGCTTGAAGAAAAATAAGATGATTTTCTTTTTGGACTTTTTGAGATAGTAGCTTCTAAGAATAGCCTTTTGCACCAATCTAGCTTGTTCTTATGTATTGATCCATCCAAGTTAAGCTTTGTCTTGTAGCCCCATTTGACATTAATGATAGGCTTATCAGATGGTCTATCAACTAGCTTCTATGTGTGATTCTTCTCAATCATTTGTATATCATACTGCATAGCTTTTTTCCAAGAGTCATCTTGTGCTGCTTCTTCATAGTTCTCAGGTTCCACAATGCACACATTTCACTAAGCTAGCACATCACTCAAACTCCTCCACTTCAATGGAGTGTGATCATAGCTATGAGAGATCCTTGATTTGGTTTGTGAGATAGAACCAGTAACAAATGGAATAGAGCCACTTTGTTGACATGTCTGTGGTGTAGTCAACAATGTGTCTAGAGATTATGTAGTTTCTAAGATTCTTCAACTTATATACctctttctctttcaatttcacCAATCATTGGAacattgacattttttttcattctcaTGATTCCAATCCAAGTAATAATTTATGGTGTATCTCTTGATTGAATAATCTTCTTAGTGACTGGATTCTATAATCTGTAGTCTCTCACTTGTGTCATAGCCTACAACTATGCATTTGTAGCTATTGCTTTCAAGTATGTGTCAAGTTTGACGGAACATTAACATAGCACAAAGAACCAAAGATTTTGAGATGgctaattttttgttttcttccacTACAAGCTTCAAAAGAAGTCATCTTGTCAAGTGCCTTAGTGAGACACCTATTGAGAAGATATACTATTGTGTTTATAGCTTCTGCCCAAAACTGGTATGGCAAATTTTTCCAATGCAGCATTGGCTTTGCCATTTCCacaacaattttgtttttcctttcaaCAACACCATTTTGCTCTGGTGTATGTCTTATTGTCAATTTCCTTTGAATTCCTATTTCATTGTAGAACCTTATAAAATCAGTTGACATGAACTGTCTAGCTCTATCACTTCTGAGGCACTTCACTTTGTAGCTACATTGCAATTTTGTCATTGCTTTGAAATTCTTGAAGCACTCAAAGACATTTGACTTATGTCTCATGAAATAGACATGTCATTCTTGGGTTGTCATCTTCACATCAAGATGTATTTATTCTCATAATTTGATTCAATTTGCATTGGTCCACAGATGTCTATGTGAACCAATTTTAGAGGGAACTTAGCTCTCTATGTGGATTCAGCTGGGAATGTATTTCTATGTTGCTTACCAAGCATGCACCCTTCACACACCCTTTTAGTCCTCCAATTGTAGCAATCCATGAACTATTTCTTGCTTCTGAAGCAATCTGAGACTTGTATCATTTAAGTGAACTAATTATTTGTGCCAAGTTTAAAAGCAATGCGTCATACTAGCTCTCAATACCATTTGCATTACAGGCATCATTTTTAGAGGAAAGCATATATTTCCACTCATTTTTACTCTAACCACAATATTATCTATTAGCACCCATAAAAGCGTTCTCTACATTTCCTCCAAACAACAAATAGTAGCcatgcttcatcatttgacCAACAATGAGTAGATTTTCTTGTAATTTAGGAACAAACATCACTTCTTGAATGTGTTTTTTTGAGGAGTTTGGTTTCAATCAGTAGAGTGCCTCTTCTAGCAACTTTTACAATATCTCCAGTTCCCATTTTCACCTTGGAAGTGAGATTTCTCTTCACATTGATCAACAAACTTCATCTTTTGTCATATGGTTGCTACACCCAATGTCAATGTACCAGTAGATGTTCACTTTTATCTCAATCATAGCATTGCAGACATAGAAAAGTGTTCCAGTATTCTCAAGTTGATTGGCGTGGTTCAACTTCTGTATTCCTTTTTTTCCAATTGCAATCTCTAGGCATATGACCAAACTTCCCATAATTTATGCATTTGGGTTTTCATTCAAACCACATTTTCCATAATGCGAACTTGGTTTTGTCTTGAGTAGCAGTTTGCTTGTAAACAAAGTTCGACTTATTATCCCACTTATTTCCCTTGTTCTTCTAGTTCTTCTGAATTGTTTGATTTCTAGAAGGCCCACTGGATTTGAGATGCTTGTAAGTTACATTTAGTCTAGAATATGTCTTTTCAATGGAGTTCGTAGCATGCCCATCAAATTTTTGCTTAAACCCCTTCAAAGAAACTACAAACTTGCAATTTTACACTTCTAACTTGTTTGTCTCCTTTGAATTCTTATTGCAAAATATCCCAAGATCCcttcaaggtgttttcattgGAAATTCTAGGTAAGATCTAGTTTGAAACCGTGTGCACAGAAAATTCATAGAATATGATGATTCATTGATTTTTCACACGAAGTGTATGAGCAAATGATACCTTTAAAAAGTGAGAGCATTCTCAACCTTACATCAACAACAAACAAACCCAACCATCCAAATAAGTCACCCTATGAGATGCTTACTCATGGCATGAGCTATACTTACTAAGACAAAATCTAAGTGATGCACATGGACTATGATCCAATGACTCACATTGCATCATctagaatttaattaaaaacaaacttcAACTCCATATGATCTGCAAGTAGGTTTATATGTCAACATTGTTCTCGGTTTTTTAACATCATTTTTGTATCCCATTTTCTTTTGGGATCCATTAGTTTCATGGTTTTGAAGCATTTGTAAGTTTTGCAAACATAAGATCACAAAAAACTATTCACATTTGttgacatatacatatatataatgtggtTAAGTCAAGCATGGTTTTGAAATGTTGTCATTTACCCCAAAGTATACCAGTCTTCTTCCGGTCTTGTGGTAATTTTCCTTACCATTGATCCTAAAGGTTTCAGGTCCAAAGGCTGGTATCGTAGAAAAGGAGTGAATTTTGGTTCACCCAAAATGTTGACCAGGGTGGTTAGAATGATCGGAAAGCCCTCAAAGTGAGATCAGAGCTATATAGGTATTCCATATTGGACTTATACAAGTCATGGTAGTCCGGGATGACTCCATTAGCTTGAAGCCCATTAAAGAATATTACTTGTCTCCCAAGTAAGAAAGTCTAATTCAAGtcaaattaggattacttaGGGATTAAGCAACGTAATCATAATCCTAATAGGGTTGAATATCTTATCGTAACTTCTCTCTTATATAGTCTATCGCTTGACTTGGAATTGCTCTATCTCAAGATTTCTATAAATACCCTAATTTATCTCTGTGTGTCTTTAATTATCCAAAAAGTCTCTTATGATCCAATACTCTTTACCAAGGATTGTCTCGTATTCTCTCATACACGTCGTTCGTATACGCATAGACATGGAGAAGCATTTTTCTACACGTATCGTCATAGGCTAGTCGTCAAGGATTTGATTCTCTAATCTTGGGAATATGTAGGCAGTATAATCTGAATTCATTTACACCCCATTAATCCCATCCTCCCACGCATGAGTTTATTGACAATTGGGACTAAATTACGCCTTCATCCGTGAATGCTACACCTAAGTCAAAATTCTTCATTtcataatttatattaaattaaaatatcgCTCAAATTATAATGTAAACAAATTCATATGTAGAATAAAAGGTCAAAAGTATCCTTAACCATTTGCAGGCACGGAAACATGATCCCCGCCGACACATGATGCCAATGCCGCGTGCCGTACAGCCATACAAAATTTAGATACATTCCCACTCActtcccactctctctctctctctctctctctctctctctccagctaaaagcaaaacaattttgttttccGAAAGAAAAAGAATCCGCAGATCTAAGATCCAAAGCCATTGCCGCTGATCAAATCCCCAGTGTGCTGCTCTCGTTCGTCGATCTGAATCTGAGGTACCTccaaaacccaattcaatttCTCCATTATTTGTAAAATACGACCTTCTGTTTGTTTCGCGGGAAAATTTGACAAGAACCTAAACGAATTCGAGCTTCGATTCACGTTCATAATAGTGGACATGGATCTAATCTACAATGTTTAATTAATGTTGTCTTTATGCAGTAATTTTCGGATTCGTTTCCTTTTAAAGAAGCAGCATTCATGTCGAGGAGGGCGGTGGGATCCACGCGCCGCAATGGGAGCTTTCCGTTTTCCGGAGCCTTCAATTCTAAATCGAAGTCGTCGCCTTTGTTATCCATTGGCCTTGTAGTCGTggtaactttttttatttttatttttattttttatcgatTCGATTTTTCGATTTCCTTGGGTAGCTCCTGCATTGTTCAGAAAATCATGTTTAAATTATGATGAAGAATGCGAATGATTACGATTTTCGCTTTGTAATTGTgtttttttgttgggttttggttgaattttCAGGGAGCCATTCTTCTTATCGGCTATGTTTACAAGGGTTCAGGTTTGTGTTATATTGAATGTATTAAGTTATTAACTACCCCATTTACATTTAATGATGTCAATTTGTTCATTTTGATCTGCTAGCTCTGCAATCAGTATATAGAGGTCGTTGATTCTCGGAATTTAATTGCTTTCTATTTTAAGATTTTGATACTTACATATGAATGTGCTGATTGAAATGTTTGTTCTTAAAATTCAGGTGTCCGCGGGGGTGCCAACATAGTTAGTAGGATTGAAGGTGAGTTTGGGACCTTTTCTGCTTGTCTTTTCACGTTgtgttgtacattttatcacttcTGACGTTGGACTTTATTTGTTGGCGTGAAATGCGCTTCTtttgtttgatgatttttgtatttttttacaAGTGTTTAGCAATTTCCTCTCACATACTTGTAATAATAGCATTTTGCCATTTGCTTCTATAATCAGGTGACTTCTCATGCACGCTAGAAGTTCATAGAGCAATACCTTTCCTAAAGAAAGCGTATAGTGGCAGCATGCACAAAGTTTTGCATATTGGCCCGGATACTTGTTCAGTTGTATCCGCATTGTTGAAAGATGAGGAAATAGAAGCATGGGGTGTGGAACCATATGAGATAGAGGATGCTGATAGGACTTGCAGGAGTCTTGTGCACAAAGGCATTGTGAGGGTGGCCGATATAAAGTTCCCTCTACCCTATAAAGCAAAGTCTTTTTCTCTTGTGATTGTGTCAGATGCTTTAGATTACCTTTCTCCAAAATATCTGAACAGGACTCTTCCAGAATTGGCAAGGGTGTCTTCTGATGGTCTTGTTATTTTTGCAGGTACTTTCCTTTATAGTTCATATTGCCTGTTCTGTGTTAACGTTATAAAAGCTTCATATAGTTTGGTAGTAGGAATTTATGTTCATAACAGACTAGATTTTCACGTAATAAATTTCATTTCAGTCAAAAGATTCACATTCATTTGGTCCCCTCTAGTATTCCTGTTTTGGTTGGTGCATCGACTCACAACGAATTTAGAGATATTTAGCAGTTGTACTCTTGGAGACACATGAACACCCCCAGTCAACATATTAACTTTTCTACATCCCTTGTCTTTAGATTCTAGTAAAGATACTGGATCAGAAATACACCGACACCAAAGTGTTTCTGACCATAATGATTTACTGTTGACTCAATGTTCTTTAACTTTTTTACTTTTATATTCCCGTAGACACTAATAAACATTTGTTGATCTTTTACTTTTGGTAATAATAATTTCTAGTTTCATTGCCATTTACTTTCATGTTTAGGTTTCCCTGGACAACAGAAAGCAAAGGTTTCTGAGCTATCCAAATTCGGACGTCCAGTAAGTGATCATATGCTGCCTGTATAATGTCACCATGCTACTTTATAACTGTTGGACTAGTACTCTATAGGATGTTGTCACTCACCGTTTGTATTGGATGGTCATTACTCATTATGTTTATCATGTGCTTGAGTTTAAAATTTTACGCATGATCCTATCCAAGCGCATGGTTATTTTTTGGTAAATGAAGCGGATAGATGAAGCAGTGACCTGATCCTACTTTCTAACTTGAAATAATTAAAGGAGATGTTGGAGAGAGAGCATTCATGATCACTTTGGGTTTTGAGTTATTACAACGAGCTTTAATAATTGTTCCACGTACATAAGTTGTGTTCTGTTTTGGGTTGTTTAGTGGTGACATTTTATTGCCCGATTGACCTTATGACCAATatatctttgtttttcttttaggcCAAAATGCGGAGCTCCTCTTGGTGGATACGCTATTTTGTCCAGACCAGCTTAGAAGAAAACGAAGCTGCCACCAAGAAGTTCGAGCAGGCCACATCAAAGGAATCGTACCAGCCAAGCTGCCAAGTGTTTCACCTTAACTCATACCACTAATACATATCATAGCATCATTTATTCGTAAGTTTTGGTATGCAACATTGGCGGATAAAGGGAAAATTTGTTTTTGCTGTCGTATAAAAACAACCCCTGTACTgggttaatttttattttttatttttataagacACGTCGTTAAGGACATCAACTTTTGTTGTGAAGGATACAGTCACTATTGATTGACATAGTTGACTGAATGCATAGGGTGATTGATTTCCGTACCGTGCTTTATTTCGTTCTCCAAATCTTTCAGCTCCACCTTTCCACCAGCAATTTTCTTCTATAGCTGTATAAGAAAGTGACTGTAATGACAAATACAATGCGGTGGTAGCGAATAAAATCTGGCTTGTTACACGGAAATCGGGACCAAGAATCATCCTCTATTGATACGCTAAGTCGCTTTGTAAGAAAATTCAATGGCATCGAGTTTGCAGAAGCCGGAACTTCACCTTCTGGAGCAAGAGAACTGGAGTTCACACATTGTCACCAATAATCCCCACAAGAGCAATGTCCGTCCTTAAAGCAATGAAACCTGTGGGCATCTCTCACAGTGATTTCTCTCCCAGCAATGGCAGAGATAAACTTGATTGCATTGTGGCAGTCCCCACAAATCCTCAGGTTCTTCACCACAAGCAAAGGCTCTCCCTCTCTCGTCGAGAGCAACCCAAATGCAACCGCTAGCTTTTCACTGTGATGCCCTAACCtaatctccctctctccttgCACCGATTCATCGTCCTTTACCAAGGTCCATCTTAAATCAGGCACATACCCCGCTTGCTTCATCTTCCTCGACATCTCCCCCAAGTATTCATGAATTTCTTTGATCATCGGGTGGGAAATCTCTTCAGCCACAAAAACGTGTACCCTCTTATTCACCTCGATCCAACTACAACCTGGTTTCTTCTTCACTCCTCTATCTCGCATATGCTTTCTAACTGTTGATACCTCGTCCCATTTGCCTGCTCTAGCAAACATATTAGACAGCACCACGTATGGAGCAGCATTTAGAGGTTCCAGCTGAAGAAGCTGATTGGATGCCTTTACTGCTAGTTCAATATTTCCATGCGTTCTACAGGCACCAAGTAATGTAGCCCAGCCAATGGAGCCAGGGCAGAATGGCATCGTCTCGATGAGTCTCTCAGCTTCACCCAGTTTGCCTGCTCGACCTAAAAGATCAATCATGCATGAATAGTGTTCTGCTTCTGGTTCAATCCCAAACTTCTCCTTCATCATATCGAAATACTTCTGACCCTCCTCTACTTTTCCAGTGTGAGCACAAGCAGAAAGGACAGAGATAAAGGTTACTTGTGTAGGAACAATATCCATCTGAAGCATATGTTCAAAAAGCCGTAGCGATTCTATTCCAATCCCATGCTGTGCGTAACCTGCAATCATTGAATTTAAAGAGACAGTGTTATGCTCTGGCATTCTATCAAATAACCTTCTTGCATCATGAAGATTTCCGCATTTCGAGTACATTGCAACAAGAGCATTATTCACcgaaattttatttgaagggATATCAGATTTGATTTCTAAGGCATGAATCTGCTTTCCCTGAGAGGGGGATGACAAATTAGAGCATGCACTGATCACACAGACGAAGCTGCAATCATCAGGGCTGTGACCAACACGTTGCATTTTCCGGAAACAATGAAGAGCGTCTTCAGAGAACTCAGCATTTTGAGAATACCCAGAAACCATCGTGTTCCAAAGAACCAAATCTGGAAAAGGGATCTCTTGAAACACTTTCCTACATTCTGCCATGCCACCAGCACACTTCGAATATAAATCAATTAAGCCACTCCCAACATGCGAATTCTGGTGGAAACCAGTTTTGATCAACTTAGCATGAAACTGAAGTCCACCCAACAAGTCTTCCACACACGTAAATGCAGTCAAAACACTTGCCAATGTAAACATGTCGACATCGAACCCCCTCCTTACCATTTCCTGAAACAACCCCAGCGCTTTCAACCCTTGGCGGTGCTGGCCATACGCCACAATCATCGAATTCCAAGACACTTCATCTCTCACCTCTCCCGTCACCAAGAACACCCGTTTTGCCTCCTCCAGAAACCCATTTTTACTATAGTAAGTTACAAGCGAATTGTTCACCGAAACATATGAATCAAAGCCACCCGACACCACCACACAATGCAATTGCCTAAGCAAACCGACATCATCACCACAAACCGTGATCACAGCAGAGATGGTAAACCCATCCATGTCGAGACCCATTCTTCTCATCCCAGCGAACAAGCTCAACGCCGGCTCAGTCTCCCCCCTATCGGCATAAGCAGAAATGAGAGTGTTATAAGAGACCAAGTCCGGTATAGGAATTTTATCAAACAGTTGGTGTGCAATGTGGGTGTGCGACTCTTTCGCGTAAGCATTAATGATAGCGTTGAAGGAGAAGACATTGGGGTCCTGGGTGTGGTTGAAGGCGCTGCGAGCGGCGGAGAGACGGCCGCATTTGGAGTAAAGGAGGATGAAGTGGTTGGAAAGGTAagtggaaggaggaaggagggacTTGACGTAGAGTGCGTGGAGGGCTTTGCCTGTAAAGAGGTCTCTGTCGGCAATGCATGTTTTCAGAAGGTGGCGAAAGCTTTGCAAATTACAAGAGAATTGGTTCATCTAACATGTCAATTCCAAAAGCGTAGAGTTAGGACGATTGTATTCAGTTCCATGCAACAACTCATgctactttaacgaaaagtcacGGCACTGTTCACTTAATGacaaatcacatttttacactaaaaaatcaatcttgatactatttactttattcTTTATtgtgtcattatcgttaaaacttaaaatttttatgtctttttcattagttttcctttcaaaatattcataaaatgaATCGACTTGCAAGGAAACAACCAAAGTGATTAGCACACCTTGTCTCAGAAGACTTTAGGGCATATTCAACTTGACTGGCTATAGGGTCATAGGCTAAatgataattttatttatttatttatttattaaatttttttatttacacaAAACTCATATTCGATGGAGGTCCGAGCCAAAAAATCTTAGGACCCACAGGGCCAAAATCTAACCATATGGCCAGCAGGTTGGCTATCCTTAGCCAGCCCGTTCAATTGGGCCGAgctgtatttttgtattttttttatttttaagaagaaatttaaaaaaaattaaaaattctaattttttttgccTGTAAATACCTAAGACATTcttacaccatttctcacatcattttcaccattccatactatcttatCTCATTTTATTCAATTCTTCAAATTCTATTCACCTCAGAAACTCTTTTCATACACACCCCTctcttacctcttccaataatcattcctttaactttttcaataattttcaagtagcattcaaaatatgtcaggaaaccttattttaatatagtagtttaattcaattaaccaataaaaccaaagaacaaacttaaaataataaattattgaggaggCTAAAAAATAGCCTCCTTCGGTTGGATATGGTATATAAATATGGTCTGACTTACAAAATAATTTCTTG encodes the following:
- the LOC126611290 gene encoding probable pectin methylesterase CGR2, giving the protein MSRRAVGSTRRNGSFPFSGAFNSKSKSSPLLSIGLVVVGAILLIGYVYKGSGVRGGANIVSRIEGDFSCTLEVHRAIPFLKKAYSGSMHKVLHIGPDTCSVVSALLKDEEIEAWGVEPYEIEDADRTCRSLVHKGIVRVADIKFPLPYKAKSFSLVIVSDALDYLSPKYLNRTLPELARVSSDGLVIFAGFPGQQKAKVSELSKFGRPAKMRSSSWWIRYFVQTSLEENEAATKKFEQATSKESYQPSCQVFHLNSYH
- the LOC126611210 gene encoding pentatricopeptide repeat-containing protein At3g49710, whose translation is MNQFSCNLQSFRHLLKTCIADRDLFTGKALHALYVKSLLPPSTYLSNHFILLYSKCGRLSAARSAFNHTQDPNVFSFNAIINAYAKESHTHIAHQLFDKIPIPDLVSYNTLISAYADRGETEPALSLFAGMRRMGLDMDGFTISAVITVCGDDVGLLRQLHCVVVSGGFDSYVSVNNSLVTYYSKNGFLEEAKRVFLVTGEVRDEVSWNSMIVAYGQHRQGLKALGLFQEMVRRGFDVDMFTLASVLTAFTCVEDLLGGLQFHAKLIKTGFHQNSHVGSGLIDLYSKCAGGMAECRKVFQEIPFPDLVLWNTMVSGYSQNAEFSEDALHCFRKMQRVGHSPDDCSFVCVISACSNLSSPSQGKQIHALEIKSDIPSNKISVNNALVAMYSKCGNLHDARRLFDRMPEHNTVSLNSMIAGYAQHGIGIESLRLFEHMLQMDIVPTQVTFISVLSACAHTGKVEEGQKYFDMMKEKFGIEPEAEHYSCMIDLLGRAGKLGEAERLIETMPFCPGSIGWATLLGACRTHGNIELAVKASNQLLQLEPLNAAPYVVLSNMFARAGKWDEVSTVRKHMRDRGVKKKPGCSWIEVNKRVHVFVAEEISHPMIKEIHEYLGEMSRKMKQAGYVPDLRWTLVKDDESVQGEREIRLGHHSEKLAVAFGLLSTREGEPLLVVKNLRICGDCHNAIKFISAIAGREITVRDAHRFHCFKDGHCSCGDYW